A genomic window from candidate division WOR-3 bacterium includes:
- a CDS encoding aminopeptidase, whose translation MKRKLERAARTIIKDCLGIRKNEKVVVVFDKPCQSIAYSLWSQLIKITDPIIIEILPRTIHGEEPPQLVAAVLKNADVFILPTSYSLTHTRARINATNAGARGATMPGITEEIMARTLNADYKRIASLTLKTAKMLTRTKKVLIKTEAGTSLELDISGRKGYPDTGLIKKKREFSNLPAGEAYVAPLEKRSKGTVVIDGSFAPIGFLRKNVIVEIKDGEIIRVHGNPQMEKLFAKYGNKERTLCEFGIGTNYKAKITGNVLEDEKVMGSIHVAFGNNLGFGGRNNAKIHLDGIVKRPSVWLDKKLIIKSGKFVI comes from the coding sequence TTGAAAAGAAAACTCGAAAGAGCGGCCAGAACCATAATCAAAGATTGCCTTGGAATTAGAAAGAACGAGAAGGTCGTCGTCGTATTTGACAAACCGTGTCAGAGCATAGCCTATTCATTATGGTCCCAATTAATCAAGATAACCGATCCCATCATCATTGAAATTCTTCCGAGAACAATTCATGGAGAAGAACCCCCTCAACTGGTCGCTGCGGTTCTCAAAAATGCTGATGTCTTTATTCTGCCGACAAGTTATTCCCTGACCCACACCAGGGCCCGCATAAATGCAACAAATGCAGGAGCACGCGGAGCAACAATGCCGGGGATCACCGAAGAAATCATGGCACGGACTCTGAACGCAGATTATAAAAGGATCGCCTCCCTGACGCTCAAGACAGCAAAAATGCTCACCCGAACTAAAAAGGTTCTGATTAAAACAGAAGCAGGAACTTCGCTGGAACTGGATATCTCCGGCAGAAAAGGCTACCCGGACACAGGACTTATCAAAAAGAAAAGGGAGTTTTCCAACCTGCCTGCCGGAGAAGCGTATGTCGCTCCCTTAGAGAAAAGAAGTAAAGGAACTGTCGTAATCGATGGTTCGTTTGCACCCATTGGATTCCTTCGAAAAAACGTTATAGTAGAAATCAAAGACGGCGAAATAATCCGAGTGCATGGTAATCCACAGATGGAAAAACTTTTTGCGAAATACGGAAACAAAGAAAGGACGCTGTGCGAATTCGGGATCGGCACGAACTATAAAGCCAAGATCACCGGTAATGTACTGGAAGACGAAAAGGTCATGGGTAGTATCCATGTTGCTTTTGGTAATAATTTAGGTTTCGGCGGCAGGAACAATGCGAAGATTCATCTTGACGGTATTGTCAAAAGACCAAGTGTGTGGCTTGATAAAAAACTGATTATCAAAAGCGGTAAATTTGTGATTTAA